In Streptomyces venezuelae, the sequence TGGCGACGCGCCGACTGGCGCTGCTCAGCGGGGACTTCGCGACCCGCGTGCACGTCGACGCCTACCTCGCCGCCCACGGCGTACGGCCGGACATCGCGGTCGAGGCCAACTCCGTGCAGGCCCTCACCGAAATCGTCCGGCGCACCACGCTGGCCACCGTCCTGCCCGACGCCGTCACCCACGACCACCCGTACCTGCGCCCCGTACCGCTCGACCCCGCCCTGCCGTCCCGGACGGTCACCCTGCTGCGCCGGGAGAACGCGTACGAGAGCGCGGCGGCCCGCGCTTTCACGGAGCTCACCGCCCGCCTGGTCCGGGAACGCGGTTACCCCACCTGTCCGTGACGGATTCGGGGGAGTAGGGGCCAGGGACCCGTCACGAACGCCCCCGTCACGAACGCCCCCGCCGCGCGCGCACGCGCAGCGGGGACGGCCGAAAGCGGGCCGGTCACTTACCGGGGCACTCCTTCCAGGCCAGGTGGTAGATGGTGTTGATGCTGCCGTCGGTGGAGTCCATCGTCATGTAGCTGGTCGACGAGGGGGACGAGGTGCCTCTGGTCACCCGCAGTTCGGTGTTGATGTTGAAGTTGCGCTGCACCCCGCACGGCGCCCAGACCAGTTGGGCCCAGTCGGTCACGTCGGTGGCCTGCCAGTTGTCCTCCTGCGGACCGCTGAAGTTGTGGGTGCGCGCGGCGGTGTCCGGTGATCCCTGGAAGTAGTACGAGGCCTTCTCGGTGGCCTTGGCGCCCGGCGCGAGCGAGGCGTAGCCGCGGTAGTCGGCGCTGGCGATCGCGTAGGTGAAGCCGTGGGGCACGTGCACGATCAGGCTGAGCTGGCAGTTCTTGCGTGCCGCGGTGGGCGGGGCGCCGCCGCCGACCTGGGCGAGGTACTGGCTGTAGGTCACGGTGAAGGCGGTGTTGTCCTGGGACACCGCGACCTCCGCGGTGTCCTTGGGGCACCCGGATCCGTTGACCGTGGCGACCTCGATCACGATGCGGTCGGGCGGCGGGTTCACGATCGTGGAGGGGGTGGCCTGCGTGGGCAGGGTGGCGGTGAGCAGGGCGCCGATCGCGCCGCTCACGAGGAATCCACCGGACATGTTTCTCCGATCCACTGCTTCGGTACCGGGCGGCGCGCAGGCGGGGGTGCCTGTCGGCCGGTGGGTGGGGGGTGCGGCCGGCCAGAGCGGGGCCGGGTCGTCACAGACCGGTGTGCAGGGTGGGACGGGGCAGGCCCAGGAAGGGGAATCCGGGCATGTCCCTGACAACTCCCGGCCGGGGAAGACCGGGTGCCCGAATCGTAGGAACCCCGGGCGGCCCGGACCAGGGCGATGTCCGGCCAATCGCGCCGCCCGGCCGGGACCGGCCGGATCCGGACGACCGGCCGGAGGCCGAAGAGCGGAATCAGGCCGCGGCCGGCCGGGCCAGCCGCTCGACGCGGGCCACGAACTCCGCGGGATGGAACGGCTTCGCGAGACAGTCGCTCACACCCGCCTCCAGCGCCCGCACCGTGCACTCCGGCTCCGCGGGCGGCAGCGCGAGGATCGGCACCCGCCCGTGCTCGGGGTGCCGGCGGATCTCCTCGAAGAGCGCCACCTCGTCCAGACCCGGCCCGGTCCGCTCGCAGATCACCAGGTCGACCGGCCCGGCGCTGCCCAGCAGCGAGACGGTGTCCACCCCGGTGCCCCCGTCCACCACGGTGAACCCCCGCGCCACCAGGAGGCGCTCCAGCAGGCCCTTGAGGGTGGTCTCCCTCGCCACGAGGAGGATCCTGCTCGGGGTGGCGCCGTTCATGTCGTTCCTCTTCATCCGCGTGTGGGTCCCGCAGAGCCTACGAGGCGGGGCGTGTGCACACCCGGTCCGGGGCGCCCCATCCGGTAGTTTCGGTCCATGAGCACAGAGCCGCAGAGCTTTGACATCCTCCTGGTGCCCGAGCACATCGAGAACCTGCGGGGCGAGTCCGCCGCGGACAGGGCCCTGCGGGTGGCCACGGTGGAGGCGACCGGAGAGACGGGCGCCTCGGGCTATCCCCACTACCGGGGGGAGGGCGTGGAGGCCGACATCGACCCCGGCACGCGCACGGTCGAAGCCCTGCTGGTCGACGGCGCCGAGCTGGACTACGGGCTGGTCGCCATGATCGCCCCAGAGCGGGGCCGCGACAAGCGCTGACGGAGCGTCCGGGGCGGGCGCGGGATCCGGCCCGGCCGCGAGCCCCCGACCCGCCGCTCGTCCACGAACGGGACGGCTCCGGCCCGGCCCCCGTGGTGCGGGGGCCGGGCCGGGCTTGTCGCGGTCGGTCGCTCAGGCGGGCGTCAGCTCACCTGGAGGGTGACGTCGTCCACGACGAAGGAGGTCTGCAGGGACTGGTCCTCCGTGCCGTTGAACTTCAGGGTGACGGTCTGGCCGGCGAACGGCGAGAGGTCGTAGGACTTCTCCACGTAACCGGAGTTCGCGTCCAGGTTGGAGAGGGTCTCCAGGGTCTGGCCGGCCACCGAGACGGTGAACCGGTCGTAGACGACGTTCTCGTCCTCGTCCGTGTCGATGTGGAGGAAGAAGCCGAGCCGGTACGTGGAGCAGCCCGACGGGATGGTCAGCGTCTGCGCGGCGCTGTCCGTGTGGGTGGACCCGTACCCGGCCAGCCATGCCTTGTAGCTGCCGCTGTGCGGGGTCTGGCCGGACTGGTTGGTGATGACGCCGGCGGTCGCGCTCCACGGGCTGGAGCCGTTCTCGAAGCCGCCGTTGGTGACGAGCTGGCGCGGTGTGCAGGTGCCGCCACCGGTGACCGTGAGGGTGTAGGTGGTGGTGTGGCTGA encodes:
- a CDS encoding PleD family two-component system response regulator → MKRNDMNGATPSRILLVARETTLKGLLERLLVARGFTVVDGGTGVDTVSLLGSAGPVDLVICERTGPGLDEVALFEEIRRHPEHGRVPILALPPAEPECTVRALEAGVSDCLAKPFHPAEFVARVERLARPAAA
- a CDS encoding DUF4360 domain-containing protein, translating into MSGGFLVSGAIGALLTATLPTQATPSTIVNPPPDRIVIEVATVNGSGCPKDTAEVAVSQDNTAFTVTYSQYLAQVGGGAPPTAARKNCQLSLIVHVPHGFTYAIASADYRGYASLAPGAKATEKASYYFQGSPDTAARTHNFSGPQEDNWQATDVTDWAQLVWAPCGVQRNFNINTELRVTRGTSSPSSTSYMTMDSTDGSINTIYHLAWKECPGK